One window from the genome of [Clostridium] celerecrescens 18A encodes:
- a CDS encoding reverse transcriptase family protein, producing MYHTDLWKYCTKEYCRDMLLSFRLLGNTSWPDQKVMACLYAFSNHTERHYRTVRIPKRDGRQRSLMVPDYMLMRIQRNILHHILDGYAVSSSATAYHKGAGVVSNARVHTGKHVVVKLDIKDFFGSISFPMILKSVFPVRYFHPAVGTMLTALCCCNDFLPQGAPTSPAVSNLVMKHFDESINKWCENKGISYTRYCDDMTFSGDFNPGLVIRKVSGFLNSMGFELNETKTRILYRNGRQAVTGIVVNEKLQVSLDYRRKLRQEIFYCQKYGVNSHLKRIGNAAGIPENQYLLSLLGRIQYILLVNPEDQWFQEAEQKLLAVLGRKSE from the coding sequence ATGTATCATACAGATTTATGGAAATACTGCACGAAGGAGTATTGCAGGGACATGCTATTATCTTTCCGGCTTTTGGGGAATACCAGCTGGCCGGACCAGAAGGTAATGGCATGTCTTTATGCGTTCAGCAACCATACAGAACGCCATTACCGCACCGTCCGTATTCCAAAGAGAGACGGAAGGCAGCGGAGCCTCATGGTACCGGATTATATGCTGATGAGAATACAGAGGAATATCCTGCATCATATCCTGGATGGGTATGCGGTCTCAAGCAGCGCCACCGCCTACCACAAAGGTGCAGGAGTGGTGTCCAATGCCAGGGTTCATACAGGAAAACATGTGGTGGTGAAGCTGGATATCAAAGATTTCTTTGGCAGCATTTCATTTCCAATGATTTTAAAGAGCGTTTTTCCCGTCCGGTATTTTCATCCTGCAGTAGGAACCATGCTGACTGCCTTATGCTGCTGCAACGATTTTCTGCCTCAGGGGGCTCCCACTTCCCCTGCAGTTTCCAATCTGGTTATGAAGCATTTTGATGAATCCATAAATAAATGGTGCGAAAATAAAGGAATTTCCTATACCAGGTACTGTGATGATATGACGTTTTCCGGTGATTTTAACCCGGGCCTGGTCATTCGGAAGGTCTCCGGCTTTTTAAATTCCATGGGGTTTGAACTGAATGAAACAAAGACCAGGATTCTATACCGCAATGGCAGACAGGCGGTAACGGGAATTGTGGTCAATGAAAAACTGCAGGTTTCCCTGGATTACAGAAGGAAACTGCGGCAGGAGATTTTTTACTGTCAGAAATACGGGGTAAATTCCCATCTGAAAAGGATCGGAAATGCTGCGGGAATTCCGGAGAATCAGTATCTTCTTTCTCTTTTGGGAAGAATACAGTATATCCTTTTGGTAAATCCTGAAGATCAGTGGTTTCAGGAGGCGGAGCAGAAGCTTTTGGCTGTACTTGGGAGGAAATCAGAATAA
- a CDS encoding response regulator — MDANKNITLLIADDEAAIRNGLSTVVPWEQFGITIVGTAEDGREAYEIIKSCNPDIVITDIRMPGMDGLQLMEQVKNEKLQTNFIILSGYGDFKYAQKAIQLGAKNYFLKPIKIDELVTEIRQQKEEILQSNHIHSYSAYLNVKSEPKEKFLKRLLKNEFYSYDEIKDEIGRLELKLNDSPFRVMVFSIQGKEDGEQEDEFQQINYLMDIVSEELQETRYEFLISSSSELLTIIHTMQPGDLPVNYRYLAVRCLKRVNRDSTMDLTVGIGKEGASLTDCSNSYKTALMCLSYSFYETDHKIFDESILCTAPPPAAANQMDYNNLMYSIAMNRTEQIREFCREYFSKLLYVPMPPPNYIRGMCIYLITDIQKELGSGKEFSQAEVILPINTIRTFEELKAYMEDFLEACAGKQGSGESGPKNQIIQAAEYYIKSHMGEKILAKDVARHVNLSDVYFTSYFKLKTGINFRDYVIRIKMDHAKGLMERMPDMPVAEVAAATGYDDYRSFYRVFKQNTGVSPSDYNRNSGKTL; from the coding sequence ATGGATGCAAATAAAAATATAACCCTATTGATAGCGGACGATGAAGCGGCGATCCGCAATGGGCTGTCTACGGTTGTGCCCTGGGAGCAGTTTGGTATTACCATCGTGGGCACTGCAGAGGATGGCAGGGAGGCTTATGAGATTATTAAGTCCTGCAATCCAGACATTGTCATTACCGATATCCGTATGCCGGGCATGGATGGGCTGCAGCTGATGGAACAGGTAAAAAATGAAAAGCTGCAGACCAACTTTATTATTTTAAGCGGATATGGAGATTTTAAATATGCGCAGAAGGCAATTCAGCTGGGAGCTAAGAATTATTTTCTAAAGCCAATTAAGATTGATGAACTGGTGACGGAGATCAGACAGCAGAAAGAGGAGATCCTCCAGTCCAACCATATCCATTCCTATTCCGCCTATTTAAATGTTAAGTCAGAGCCAAAAGAAAAATTCTTAAAGAGACTTTTAAAGAACGAATTTTATTCCTATGATGAGATAAAGGATGAAATCGGGCGGCTGGAACTTAAGTTAAATGACAGTCCTTTCCGGGTCATGGTTTTTTCCATTCAGGGGAAAGAGGACGGGGAACAAGAGGATGAGTTCCAGCAGATCAATTATCTGATGGATATTGTGAGTGAAGAACTTCAGGAAACCAGATATGAATTTCTTATCTCAAGCTCCAGCGAGCTTTTGACGATCATCCATACCATGCAGCCGGGAGATCTGCCTGTGAATTACCGTTATCTTGCGGTCCGGTGCCTAAAACGGGTGAACCGGGATTCGACTATGGATTTAACGGTCGGAATCGGTAAGGAAGGAGCTTCGCTTACGGACTGCTCCAATTCCTATAAAACAGCCCTTATGTGCCTGTCCTACAGCTTTTATGAGACGGATCATAAGATCTTTGATGAGAGCATTCTGTGCACTGCGCCGCCGCCTGCAGCAGCGAATCAGATGGATTATAATAATCTGATGTATTCGATTGCCATGAACCGGACGGAGCAAATACGGGAGTTTTGCCGGGAATATTTTTCCAAACTTCTTTATGTGCCGATGCCCCCACCCAATTATATCCGTGGGATGTGTATTTATCTGATTACGGATATTCAGAAGGAACTGGGAAGCGGAAAAGAGTTTTCCCAGGCGGAAGTCATCCTCCCCATTAATACCATACGTACCTTTGAAGAACTGAAGGCCTATATGGAGGATTTTCTGGAAGCGTGTGCCGGAAAGCAGGGATCCGGAGAGAGCGGGCCGAAGAACCAGATCATTCAGGCGGCGGAGTATTATATCAAGTCCCATATGGGAGAAAAAATTCTGGCCAAGGACGTGGCAAGACACGTTAATCTCAGTGATGTTTATTTTACCAGTTATTTTAAATTAAAGACGGGAATCAATTTCAGGGATTATGTGATCCGGATCAAAATGGATCATGCTAAGGGGCTGATGGAGCGGATGCCGGATATGCCGGTGGCGGAAGTGGCCGCTGCAACCGGCTACGACGATTACCGTTCCTTCTACCGGGTTTTCAAACAGAACACAGGTGTCTCCCCCTCGGATTACAACAGAAACAGCGGAAAAACACTGTAA
- a CDS encoding prephenate dehydrogenase → MSDATIAFIGLGLIGGSIARGIKREEPNTKIMAYMRTRSRLLQAKEDGIVDVILDGIGEELRECDLIFLCTPVEYNAKYLSEIQPFLKPGAIITDVGSTKTDIHEEVSRLGMENRFVGGHPMAGSEKTGYESSTDHLLENAYYIITPTQSSTEEQVSRLVRIANMIGSIPLVLNYREHDFITAAISHLPHIVASSLVNLVKASDNEEGLMKRLAAGGFKDITRIASSSPEMWEQICMTNNQNLSVILERYIASLSQVLGELKANDKQSIYQLFETSRDYRNSFSEKVPGLIAPDYSFTVDMADEVGAISTLSVILAAKGISIKNIGINHNREHGEGTLRIAFYDKETMDNAWKQLERYHYDLISN, encoded by the coding sequence ATGAGCGATGCCACCATTGCCTTTATCGGGCTTGGTCTCATCGGCGGTTCTATCGCCAGAGGGATCAAGCGTGAAGAACCAAATACAAAAATCATGGCCTACATGCGCACCCGTTCCAGGCTTTTGCAGGCAAAAGAAGACGGGATCGTTGATGTCATCTTAGACGGAATCGGAGAAGAACTCCGGGAATGCGATCTTATCTTCCTCTGTACTCCTGTGGAATACAATGCAAAGTATTTGTCAGAAATCCAGCCTTTCTTAAAGCCTGGAGCCATCATTACCGACGTAGGAAGCACCAAGACAGATATTCATGAGGAAGTAAGCCGTCTTGGCATGGAAAATAGGTTTGTGGGAGGCCACCCTATGGCCGGTTCGGAAAAGACCGGATATGAGAGCTCCACCGATCATTTGCTTGAGAATGCTTATTATATCATTACTCCTACCCAGTCTTCTACCGAGGAACAGGTAAGCCGCCTGGTGCGGATCGCAAACATGATCGGCTCCATTCCCCTCGTCCTCAATTATCGCGAACATGACTTTATTACCGCAGCAATCAGTCATCTGCCCCATATCGTAGCCTCCAGTCTGGTGAACCTTGTGAAGGCTTCCGATAATGAAGAAGGGCTTATGAAACGGCTTGCTGCCGGAGGCTTTAAGGACATTACAAGAATCGCTTCTTCCTCTCCGGAAATGTGGGAACAGATCTGTATGACAAACAACCAGAATCTTTCTGTGATTCTGGAACGCTATATTGCCTCTTTAAGTCAAGTCCTGGGTGAGCTTAAGGCAAATGACAAACAATCGATTTACCAGCTGTTTGAAACCTCCAGGGATTACCGCAACTCCTTTTCAGAAAAGGTACCGGGCCTCATTGCACCGGATTATTCCTTCACGGTGGATATGGCTGACGAAGTAGGTGCTATTTCCACCTTATCCGTCATCCTGGCCGCTAAGGGCATCAGCATTAAGAACATCGGCATCAACCACAACAGGGAGCACGGAGAGGGAACTTTAAGGATTGCGTTTTATGACAAAGAAACCATGGACAACGCATGGAAACAGCTGGAACGG
- the aroF gene encoding 3-deoxy-7-phosphoheptulonate synthase: MIIIMKPNASEEAVGKIKDLIESNGLQAHLSKGTEVTIVGVVGDKTKLQGANIEMLEGVDKIVAVTETYKLVNKKFHPEDSVITIGNAKIGPGHLTIMAGPCAIENHDMVLETAFAVKKAGAQFLRGGAYKPRTSPYAFQGLEEEGLKYMKEAREATGLNIVCEVTSLRALETSVKYVDMIQIGARNMQNFELLKEAGKTGIPVLLKRGLSATIDEWLNAAEYIASEGNTNIVLCERGIRTFETATRNTLDISAVPVIRAKSHLPIIIDPSHATGVRAYIEPISKAAIAVGADGIIVEVHPCPACALSDGPQSLTFEQFDNLIDELKPYARLAGRTCE, encoded by the coding sequence ATGATCATTATTATGAAGCCTAACGCTTCCGAGGAAGCTGTTGGTAAAATAAAAGACTTAATCGAATCAAACGGACTTCAGGCTCATTTATCAAAAGGGACGGAAGTAACAATCGTAGGCGTTGTAGGCGATAAGACGAAACTCCAGGGCGCAAACATCGAGATGTTGGAAGGTGTTGACAAGATCGTTGCTGTGACCGAAACCTACAAGCTGGTGAATAAAAAATTTCATCCGGAAGATTCCGTTATAACCATTGGAAACGCAAAAATCGGACCAGGCCATCTCACCATAATGGCAGGTCCATGCGCCATAGAAAATCACGATATGGTACTTGAAACTGCTTTTGCAGTAAAAAAAGCAGGCGCACAGTTCCTGCGCGGCGGTGCCTATAAGCCCAGAACCTCTCCATACGCATTTCAGGGTCTTGAGGAGGAAGGGCTGAAATACATGAAGGAGGCCAGGGAAGCCACCGGGCTTAACATAGTCTGTGAAGTCACAAGCCTGCGGGCTCTTGAAACATCCGTAAAATATGTGGACATGATCCAGATCGGTGCACGGAATATGCAGAATTTTGAGCTTTTAAAAGAAGCAGGAAAGACCGGCATCCCGGTTCTGCTTAAGAGAGGCCTGTCCGCTACCATTGATGAATGGCTGAATGCCGCAGAATACATTGCTTCTGAAGGAAATACAAATATCGTGCTTTGTGAACGGGGAATCCGTACCTTCGAGACTGCTACCAGAAACACCCTGGATATCAGTGCCGTACCGGTTATCCGCGCTAAGAGCCACCTACCAATCATCATTGACCCAAGCCACGCAACAGGAGTACGGGCTTATATTGAGCCGATCTCCAAGGCTGCCATAGCAGTAGGTGCTGACGGGATCATCGTGGAAGTTCATCCATGCCCAGCCTGCGCCCTGTCAGACGGCCCCCAGTCCCTGACCTTTGAACAGTTTGATAATTTGATCGATGAATTAAAACCTTACGCCAGGCTTGCGGGGAGGACATGTGAATGA